Proteins from one Bacteroides zhangwenhongii genomic window:
- a CDS encoding efflux RND transporter permease subunit gives MNISELSIRRPVLATVLTIIILLFGFIGYNYLGVREYPSVDNPIISVSCSYPGANADVIENQITEPLEQNINGIPGIRSLSSVSQQGQSRITVEFELSVDLETAANDVRDKVSRAQRYLPRDCDPPTVSKADADAQPILMVALQSDKRSLLELSEIADLTVKEQLQTISDVSSVSIWGEKRYSMRLWLDPVKMAGYGISPIDVKNAVDNENVELPSGSIEGNTTELTIRTLGLMHTADEFNDLIIKESDNRIVRFSDIGRAELGPADIKSYMKMNGVPMVGVVVIPQPGANHIEIADAVYQRMEQMKKDLPEDVHYNYGFDNTKFIRASINEVKSTVYEAFVLVIIIIFLFLRDWRVTLVPCIVIPVSLIGAFFVMYLAGFSINVLSMLAIVLSVGLVVDDAIVMTENIYIRIEKGMSPKEAGIEGAKEIFFAVISTTITLVAVFFPIVFMDGMTGRLFREFSIVISGSVIISSFAALTFTPMLATKLLIKREKQSWFYAKTEPFFEGMNRLYSRSLAAFLRKRWIALPFTVITICLIGFLWNIVPAEMAPLEDRSQISINTRGAEGVTYEYIRDYTEDINQLVDSILPDAEAVTARVSSGSGNVRITLKDMQDRNYTQMEVAEKISKAVQKKTMARSFVQQQSSFGGRRGSMPVQYVLQATNLEKLEEVLPKFMAKVYENPVFQMADVDLKFSKPEARIQINRDKASIMGVSTKNIAQTLQYGLSGQRMGYFYMNGKQYEILGEINRQQRNKPADLKAIYIRSNNGDMIQLDNLIELEDGIAPPKLYRYNRFVSATISAGLADGKTIGQGLDEMDKIAKETLDDTFRTALSGDSKEYRESSSSLMFAFILAILLIYLILAAQFESFKDPLVIMLTVPLAIAGALVFMYFSGITMNIFSQIGIIMLIGLVAKNGILIVEFANQKQETGEDKMTAIKDAALQRLRPILMTSASTVLGLIPLAFATGEGCNQRIAMGTAVVGGMVVSTLLTMYIVPAIYSYISTNRIKKLEE, from the coding sequence ATGAACATATCCGAATTAAGCATACGCCGCCCGGTATTAGCCACCGTACTAACCATCATTATCTTACTTTTCGGATTTATCGGATACAACTATCTGGGTGTCCGTGAATATCCGTCAGTGGATAATCCGATCATCTCTGTCAGTTGTTCTTATCCGGGAGCAAACGCCGACGTTATCGAGAACCAGATTACCGAGCCGTTGGAACAGAATATTAACGGTATTCCGGGTATCCGCTCTTTATCCAGTGTCAGCCAACAAGGACAGAGCCGTATCACTGTAGAATTTGAATTGTCCGTCGATCTGGAAACCGCTGCAAACGACGTGCGTGATAAGGTATCACGTGCACAACGGTATTTGCCGCGTGACTGTGACCCCCCTACCGTATCGAAAGCTGATGCGGATGCACAACCTATCTTAATGGTTGCTTTACAGAGCGACAAACGCTCGCTATTGGAGTTAAGCGAAATCGCAGACCTGACAGTCAAGGAGCAGTTGCAGACCATCTCCGATGTAAGTAGCGTTTCTATCTGGGGAGAGAAGCGTTATTCCATGCGCCTTTGGCTGGATCCGGTAAAAATGGCCGGCTATGGTATCAGCCCCATTGACGTAAAAAATGCGGTAGACAATGAGAACGTGGAACTTCCGTCAGGTAGTATCGAGGGAAATACCACCGAACTGACAATCCGAACACTTGGATTGATGCATACAGCTGATGAATTTAACGATTTGATTATCAAGGAATCGGATAACCGCATCGTACGTTTCAGCGACATCGGTCGGGCTGAACTAGGTCCTGCCGACATCAAAAGTTACATGAAGATGAATGGCGTACCAATGGTAGGTGTCGTAGTCATTCCGCAACCGGGTGCCAACCATATCGAAATTGCCGACGCAGTATATCAGCGTATGGAGCAGATGAAAAAGGATTTGCCGGAAGATGTACATTATAATTACGGATTCGACAACACTAAATTTATCCGTGCATCTATCAATGAAGTAAAGTCCACCGTATATGAAGCTTTCGTACTCGTTATCATCATTATCTTCCTCTTCCTGCGCGATTGGCGTGTTACGCTGGTACCTTGTATCGTGATTCCCGTCTCCCTTATCGGTGCATTCTTCGTCATGTACCTGGCCGGTTTCTCCATCAACGTACTTTCTATGCTTGCCATCGTATTGTCTGTGGGATTGGTGGTGGATGACGCTATCGTAATGACGGAAAACATCTATATCCGGATAGAAAAAGGAATGAGCCCGAAAGAGGCGGGAATAGAAGGAGCTAAAGAAATTTTCTTTGCTGTCATCTCGACAACCATTACACTGGTTGCCGTATTCTTCCCCATCGTCTTTATGGATGGTATGACCGGACGATTATTCCGTGAATTCAGTATTGTGATTTCCGGTTCGGTTATCATTTCTTCATTTGCCGCACTGACTTTCACGCCTATGCTGGCAACCAAATTACTGATAAAACGGGAGAAACAGAGTTGGTTCTATGCGAAAACAGAACCTTTCTTTGAAGGTATGAACCGTCTGTATAGCCGTTCATTGGCTGCTTTCCTCCGTAAACGCTGGATTGCCCTTCCTTTCACGGTCATCACTATATGTCTCATCGGATTTCTGTGGAATATAGTACCGGCCGAAATGGCTCCTCTGGAGGACCGTTCACAAATCAGCATCAACACTCGTGGTGCAGAAGGTGTGACTTATGAATATATCCGGGATTACACAGAAGATATCAACCAACTTGTCGATTCCATTCTTCCTGACGCCGAAGCCGTGACTGCACGTGTTTCCAGTGGTAGCGGTAACGTGCGTATTACTTTGAAAGATATGCAGGACCGTAACTACACCCAGATGGAAGTAGCCGAGAAAATATCGAAAGCGGTACAGAAAAAGACGATGGCACGTTCGTTCGTGCAGCAACAGTCTTCTTTCGGCGGTCGTCGCGGAAGTATGCCGGTTCAATACGTTCTTCAAGCTACCAATCTGGAAAAACTGGAAGAGGTATTGCCCAAATTCATGGCGAAAGTGTATGAAAATCCGGTCTTTCAGATGGCAGACGTTGACTTGAAGTTCAGTAAACCGGAAGCCCGTATTCAAATCAACCGTGATAAAGCCAGCATTATGGGAGTAAGTACTAAAAACATTGCTCAGACTTTGCAGTACGGATTAAGCGGACAACGTATGGGGTATTTCTATATGAATGGAAAACAATATGAGATCTTGGGAGAAATCAACCGGCAACAGCGAAATAAGCCGGCCGATCTGAAAGCGATTTATATCCGCAGCAATAATGGAGACATGATACAGCTAGACAACCTGATTGAATTGGAAGATGGTATTGCTCCTCCTAAATTGTACCGTTACAATCGTTTTGTGTCGGCTACTATTTCTGCAGGTTTAGCCGATGGAAAGACAATCGGTCAAGGTTTGGACGAAATGGACAAGATAGCAAAAGAAACATTGGATGATACTTTCCGTACAGCTCTGTCCGGAGACTCAAAGGAATACCGTGAAAGTTCTTCCAGTCTGATGTTTGCCTTTATCCTGGCTATTCTCCTAATTTACCTGATTCTGGCAGCACAGTTCGAAAGTTTCAAAGACCCGTTGGTTATCATGCTGACAGTGCCTTTAGCCATTGCCGGAGCATTAGTATTCATGTATTTCAGTGGTATCACAATGAATATATTTAGTCAGATCGGTATCATCATGTTGATTGGTCTAGTGGCTAAAAACGGTATCCTCATTGTAGAATTTGCCAATCAGAAACAGGAAACCGGAGAAGATAAAATGACTGCAATCAAGGATGCGGCCTTACAACGTCTCCGTCCGATCCTAATGACAAGCGCTTCTACGGTTTTGGGACTTATCCCGCTTGCCTTTGCCACCGGAGAAGGTTGTAACCAACGTATTGCTATGGGTACGGCAGTAGTAGGAGGTATGGTAGTCTCTACTCTTCTCACGATGTACATCGTACCGGCCATTTACAGTTATATTTCGACTAACCGAATCAAAAAACTAGAAGAATGA
- a CDS encoding TolC family protein translates to MKPKDICMKRIVYIITACAFSVSAVKAQQVLTLKECLEEGLQNNYSLRIVHNEEQISKNNATPGNAGYLPTLDFSAGYVGNLDNIESKARETGEITKNKGVYDQTVNVGLNLNWTIFDGFNISTTYKQLKELERQGETNTRIAIEDFIADLTAEYYNFIQQKIRLKNFHYAMSLSKERLRIAEASHLVGKFSGLDYQQAKVDFNADSAQYIKQQELLHSSRIQLNELMANNDVNQIVIIKDSTIEVHSDLKFEDLWSSTLATNASLLKADQNTTLAQLDYKKVNSRNYPYLKLNTGYGYTFNKYDINATSRRGNLGFNAGVTVGFNIFDGNRRREKRNATLTFKNRQLERQNLELALRSDLSNLWQAYRNNLQLLNLERQNLITAKDNHDIAMDRYIQGDLSGFEVREAQKSLLDAEERILSAEYNTKICEISLLQISGKITKYLEE, encoded by the coding sequence ATGAAACCGAAAGATATTTGTATGAAACGTATCGTATATATAATCACTGCATGTGCCTTTTCCGTTTCTGCAGTCAAAGCACAGCAAGTACTTACTTTAAAGGAGTGTCTGGAGGAAGGATTGCAGAACAATTACTCTTTGCGTATTGTCCACAACGAGGAACAGATCAGCAAAAATAATGCGACGCCGGGTAATGCAGGCTACTTACCTACTTTGGACTTCTCTGCCGGTTATGTAGGGAATCTGGACAATATTGAAAGCAAAGCACGTGAAACCGGAGAAATAACCAAAAACAAGGGTGTCTACGATCAGACTGTCAACGTAGGCCTCAACCTGAATTGGACTATTTTCGACGGATTCAATATCAGCACGACTTACAAACAACTTAAAGAGTTGGAACGACAAGGGGAAACGAATACCCGTATTGCCATCGAGGACTTTATAGCCGACTTGACAGCCGAGTACTATAACTTTATCCAACAAAAGATTCGTCTGAAAAACTTCCATTATGCAATGTCGCTCTCAAAAGAACGCCTGCGTATAGCAGAAGCGAGCCATCTTGTCGGTAAGTTTTCAGGGTTGGATTACCAGCAAGCAAAAGTGGACTTCAATGCGGATAGCGCTCAATACATCAAACAACAGGAATTACTGCACTCATCACGTATCCAATTGAATGAGTTAATGGCTAATAACGATGTCAATCAAATTGTTATTATCAAAGATTCCACTATCGAAGTACATAGCGACCTGAAGTTTGAAGATCTATGGAGTTCTACGTTGGCAACCAATGCTTCTTTATTGAAAGCTGACCAGAATACGACTTTAGCCCAATTGGACTACAAGAAAGTGAATTCACGCAACTATCCATATCTCAAATTAAATACCGGATATGGCTATACTTTCAATAAGTATGACATCAATGCCACTAGTAGAAGAGGAAATCTGGGATTTAACGCAGGAGTAACTGTCGGCTTCAACATATTCGACGGTAACCGCCGCCGCGAAAAGCGGAATGCAACTCTTACTTTTAAGAACCGTCAACTGGAACGACAGAATCTTGAATTAGCACTACGTTCCGACCTCAGCAATTTATGGCAAGCTTATCGTAACAATCTTCAGTTATTGAATCTGGAACGACAGAATCTTATAACAGCTAAAGACAATCACGATATTGCAATGGATCGTTATATACAGGGAGACCTTTCCGGTTTTGAGGTACGTGAAGCACAAAAAAGTTTGTTGGATGCGGAAGAACGTATCCTTTCCGCTGAATATAACACCAAAATCTGCGAGATCTCATTGTTACAAATCAGCGGAAAGATAACAAAATATTTGGAGGAATAA
- a CDS encoding acyltransferase — translation MKTSTIELPNQKNRHIVWLDVVRFIAMFTVVCCHCADPFNFYPGTAPNIGEIKLWGAIYGSVLRPCVPLFVMITGALLLPVRGDTSAFYKKRITRVLYPFLIWSVIYNLFPWITGLLGFSPQIILDFFPYAGEEVMRQSFSVAVKYILNIPFNFSILAVHMWYIYLLIGLYLYLPIFSAWVEKASERAKQMFLLAWGVTLLLPYYYQFVDGYLWGTCSWNSFGMLYAFAGFNGYLLLGHYLKNLDWSMKKTLATGIPMFVIGYVVTFFGFRHMTALPDYTDEMLELFFTYCSLNVVMMTIPVFMLAKKVNIRSERIRKALANLTVCGFGVYMIHYFFTGPAVMLTRAIGIPIPLQIPVAAVMAFAVSWLIVNLVHRIGKPAKYIMG, via the coding sequence ATGAAAACATCGACAATTGAACTACCTAATCAGAAGAACCGGCATATTGTATGGCTGGATGTTGTACGTTTTATCGCAATGTTTACAGTCGTTTGCTGCCATTGCGCCGATCCTTTTAATTTTTATCCGGGCACTGCTCCCAATATCGGAGAGATTAAATTATGGGGGGCTATATACGGATCTGTCCTTCGTCCATGTGTGCCGTTGTTTGTGATGATAACAGGAGCTTTGCTTTTACCTGTGCGAGGCGATACTTCCGCTTTTTACAAGAAACGGATTACCCGTGTCCTGTATCCGTTCTTAATCTGGTCTGTTATTTATAATCTTTTTCCCTGGATAACGGGTTTGTTAGGATTCAGTCCCCAGATTATTCTTGATTTCTTTCCTTATGCCGGCGAAGAAGTCATGAGGCAATCTTTCTCGGTTGCTGTCAAATATATCTTGAATATCCCATTCAACTTCTCTATATTGGCAGTACATATGTGGTATATTTATCTGCTTATCGGACTTTATCTTTATTTACCTATATTTTCGGCATGGGTAGAGAAGGCTTCGGAACGTGCTAAGCAGATGTTTCTGCTAGCTTGGGGAGTTACCTTGCTGTTGCCTTACTATTATCAGTTTGTTGACGGTTATTTATGGGGCACTTGCTCATGGAACTCATTTGGAATGTTATATGCCTTTGCCGGATTCAACGGATATCTGCTGTTAGGCCACTATTTGAAGAATCTTGATTGGAGCATGAAAAAGACATTGGCAACTGGTATCCCGATGTTTGTGATCGGATACGTTGTGACGTTCTTCGGCTTCCGCCATATGACAGCTTTACCGGATTATACGGATGAGATGTTAGAGCTGTTCTTTACCTATTGCTCCCTTAATGTGGTAATGATGACCATTCCTGTATTTATGCTGGCAAAAAAAGTCAATATCCGTTCAGAAAGAATACGGAAGGCATTAGCAAACCTTACCGTATGTGGTTTCGGAGTTTATATGATTCATTATTTCTTTACCGGACCGGCTGTAATGTTGACGCGGGCTATTGGTATACCCATTCCTTTGCAAATACCGGTAGCGGCAGTAATGGCATTTGCTGTCTCCTGGTTGATTGTGAATCTGGTACACCGTATTGGTAAACCGGCAAAATACATAATGGGATAA
- a CDS encoding fumarate hydratase yields the protein MATPPFKYQPMFEKGKDTTEYYLLTKDYVSVGEFEGHPILKIEKEGLTAMANAAFRDVSFMLRRSHNEQVAKILSDPEASENDKYVALTFLRNAEVASKGVLPFCQDTGTAIIHGEKGQQVWTGYSDEEALSLGVYKTYTEENLRYSQNAPLNMYDEVNTKCNLPAQIDIEATEGMEYEFLCVTKGGGSANKTYLYQETKAILNPGTLVPFLVEKMKTLGTAACPPYHIAFVIGGTSAEKNLLTVKLASTHFYDNLPTTGNEYGRAFRDIELEKEVLAEAHKIGLGAQFGGKYLAHDVRIIRLPRHGASCPVGLGVSCSADRNIKCKINKDGIWIEKLDSNPGELIPVELRKAGEGDVVKIDLNRPMPEILKELTKYPVATRLSLNGTIIVGRDIAHAKLKERLDRGEDLPQYIKDHPIYYAGPAKTPEGMACGSMGPTTAGRMDPYVDLFQSHGGSMIMLAKGNRSQQVTDACKKYGGFYLGSIGGPAAILAQNNIKSIECVEYPELGMEAIWKIEVEDFPAFILVDDKGNDFFKQLKPWNCTK from the coding sequence ATGGCAACACCTCCGTTTAAGTATCAGCCCATGTTTGAAAAGGGAAAAGATACAACTGAGTATTATCTGCTTACCAAAGATTATGTGTCGGTAGGCGAGTTTGAAGGACATCCCATCCTGAAAATTGAGAAAGAAGGTTTGACCGCGATGGCTAATGCGGCTTTTCGTGATGTATCATTCATGCTTCGTCGTTCGCACAACGAACAAGTTGCTAAGATTCTGAGTGATCCGGAAGCAAGTGAGAATGATAAGTATGTGGCATTGACTTTCCTGCGCAATGCGGAAGTTGCTTCAAAGGGAGTTCTTCCATTCTGCCAGGATACCGGTACTGCCATCATTCATGGTGAAAAAGGACAACAAGTGTGGACGGGCTATTCTGACGAAGAAGCTCTGTCATTGGGAGTCTATAAAACATATACCGAAGAGAATCTGCGTTATTCTCAGAATGCGCCTCTGAATATGTATGATGAGGTGAATACGAAATGTAACCTGCCTGCACAGATTGATATCGAAGCTACCGAAGGTATGGAATATGAATTCCTTTGTGTGACCAAAGGTGGTGGCTCAGCCAATAAAACTTATCTCTATCAAGAGACTAAAGCTATCTTGAATCCCGGCACACTGGTTCCGTTCTTGGTTGAAAAGATGAAAACATTGGGGACAGCCGCTTGTCCTCCTTATCATATCGCTTTCGTAATTGGCGGTACTTCTGCAGAGAAGAATCTGCTGACTGTGAAATTGGCTTCTACTCATTTTTATGATAACTTGCCGACAACAGGAAACGAATATGGTCGTGCGTTCCGTGATATTGAACTGGAAAAGGAAGTATTGGCAGAAGCGCATAAGATTGGTCTGGGTGCGCAGTTTGGCGGTAAGTATTTGGCTCACGATGTGCGTATCATCCGTCTGCCCCGTCACGGTGCTTCTTGTCCGGTAGGTTTGGGCGTTTCTTGTTCAGCCGACCGTAATATCAAGTGTAAAATCAATAAAGATGGCATTTGGATTGAGAAACTGGATTCAAATCCGGGAGAACTGATTCCGGTGGAATTGCGTAAGGCAGGAGAAGGTGATGTGGTTAAAATCGACCTGAACCGTCCGATGCCTGAAATCTTGAAGGAACTGACTAAGTATCCGGTGGCTACCCGTCTGTCATTGAATGGGACTATTATTGTGGGCCGTGATATCGCTCACGCCAAACTGAAAGAGCGTTTGGATCGTGGAGAAGATTTGCCTCAGTATATCAAAGATCATCCTATTTACTATGCCGGTCCGGCAAAAACACCGGAAGGTATGGCATGTGGTTCCATGGGACCGACTACTGCCGGACGTATGGACCCGTATGTTGACTTGTTCCAAAGTCATGGCGGCAGCATGATTATGTTGGCAAAAGGTAACCGTAGCCAGCAGGTGACAGATGCTTGTAAGAAGTACGGTGGTTTCTATCTTGGCTCTATCGGAGGTCCTGCGGCTATTCTCGCTCAGAATAATATCAAGAGCATTGAGTGCGTGGAATATCCTGAACTGGGAATGGAAGCGATCTGGAAAATTGAAGTGGAAGATTTCCCGGCATTCATTCTGGTCGATGATAAGGGGAATGACTTCTTCAAGCAACTGAAACCTTGGAATTGTACTAAATAA
- a CDS encoding DUF4954 family protein, translated as MKDYRRLTEDEVLQLKSQSCLADDWGNVLVAEGFNCEFVHHTRFSGEVKLGVFESEFTLPGGIKKHSGLRHVTLHNVTVGDNCCIENIQNYIANYEIGSDTFIENVDIILVDKLTTFGNGVEVAVLNETGGREVLINDKLSAHQAYILALYRHRPELINRMKSIADYYSNKHASAIGSIGEHVMILNTGSIKNVRIGDYCHICGTCRLSNGSINSNVTAPVHIGHGVICDDFIISSGSKVDDGTMLSRCFVGQSCKLGHNYSASDSLFFSNCQGENGEACAIFAGPFTVTHHKSTLLIAGMFSFMNAGSGSNQSNHMYKLGPIHQGTMERGAKTTSDSYILWPARVGAFSLVMGRHVNHADTSNLPFSYLIEQRNTTYLVPGVNLRSVGTIRDAQKWPRRDKRQDPNRLDYINYNLLSPYTIQKMFKGRSILKELRRVSGETSEIYSYQSAKIKNTSLNNGIRFYEIAIHKFLGNSIIKRLEGINFQSNEEIRQRLKPDTEIGVGEWVDVSGLIAPKSEIDRLLDGIENGTVNRLKSINACFAEMHENYYTYEWTWAYHKIQEFYGINPETITAQDVIRIVKSWQESVVGLDKMVYEDAKKEFSLSSMTGFGADGSHDEMRQDFEQVRGDFESNTFVTAVLKHIEEKTALGNELIKRIETIVE; from the coding sequence ATGAAAGACTATCGTAGATTGACTGAAGATGAGGTACTTCAGTTGAAGAGCCAATCGTGTTTGGCTGATGATTGGGGAAATGTTTTGGTTGCCGAAGGCTTTAATTGTGAGTTCGTTCACCATACCCGCTTTTCGGGAGAAGTGAAGTTGGGCGTATTCGAGTCTGAGTTTACATTGCCGGGAGGTATCAAAAAACATTCGGGATTGCGCCATGTGACACTGCACAATGTAACAGTGGGGGATAACTGCTGCATTGAAAATATCCAGAATTATATAGCTAATTACGAAATTGGCAGTGATACCTTCATCGAAAATGTAGATATCATTCTGGTAGACAAGTTGACGACTTTCGGCAACGGGGTAGAAGTAGCGGTTCTTAATGAAACAGGGGGACGTGAGGTGCTGATTAATGATAAATTGTCTGCGCATCAGGCTTATATACTGGCATTGTACCGCCATCGTCCTGAGTTGATAAACCGTATGAAGTCGATTGCGGATTATTATTCCAACAAGCATGCTTCCGCTATCGGGAGTATCGGAGAGCATGTTATGATTCTCAATACAGGGTCTATTAAAAATGTCCGGATTGGCGACTATTGTCATATTTGCGGAACGTGCCGTTTGTCCAATGGTAGCATAAACAGCAATGTGACAGCTCCCGTACATATCGGACACGGAGTGATTTGTGATGATTTCATTATTTCCTCCGGCTCTAAAGTGGATGACGGCACTATGTTGAGCCGTTGCTTTGTAGGGCAGTCCTGTAAATTGGGACATAACTATTCTGCTTCCGATTCTTTGTTCTTTAGTAATTGCCAAGGAGAGAACGGTGAGGCCTGTGCCATCTTTGCAGGTCCTTTCACGGTGACACATCACAAATCTACCTTGCTGATTGCCGGAATGTTCTCATTTATGAATGCAGGCTCGGGGTCCAATCAGAGCAATCATATGTATAAACTCGGTCCGATTCATCAAGGAACAATGGAGAGAGGAGCCAAAACGACTTCTGATTCCTATATCTTGTGGCCGGCTCGTGTCGGAGCTTTTTCTTTGGTGATGGGACGCCATGTCAATCATGCCGATACCTCCAATCTTCCCTTCTCTTATCTGATAGAGCAGAGAAATACGACCTATCTGGTTCCGGGTGTCAATTTGAGAAGTGTCGGTACTATCCGCGATGCACAGAAATGGCCGAGACGCGATAAACGACAAGACCCGAACCGTCTGGATTATATCAATTATAACCTTTTGAGCCCTTATACCATCCAAAAGATGTTCAAGGGACGTTCCATTTTGAAAGAATTGCGACGGGTATCCGGTGAAACTTCAGAGATTTACTCTTATCAGAGTGCCAAGATCAAAAACACTTCTTTGAATAACGGTATTCGTTTTTATGAGATAGCCATTCATAAGTTCTTGGGTAATTCGATTATTAAACGATTGGAGGGTATCAATTTCCAAAGCAATGAGGAAATTCGTCAACGTTTGAAGCCCGACACGGAAATCGGAGTGGGAGAATGGGTGGACGTTTCCGGACTCATTGCTCCGAAGAGTGAGATAGACCGTCTGTTGGATGGAATTGAGAATGGTACTGTCAACCGTTTGAAATCCATCAATGCCTGCTTTGCGGAGATGCACGAGAATTATTACACCTACGAATGGACATGGGCTTATCATAAGATTCAGGAATTTTATGGTATAAATCCGGAAACCATCACAGCTCAGGATGTGATTCGTATTGTAAAATCCTGGCAGGAATCCGTAGTGGGACTGGATAAAATGGTGTATGAAGATGCAAAGAAGGAATTCTCGCTCTCTTCTATGACCGGATTTGGTGCGGATGGCTCGCACGACGAGATGCGACAAGATTTCGAACAGGTGCGCGGGGATTTTGAAAGCAATACATTTGTGACGGCTGTGTTGAAACATATTGAGGAGAAGACAGCCTTGGGGAATGAGCTTATCAAGCGAATTGAGACTATCGTAGAATAA
- the hflX gene encoding GTPase HflX has protein sequence MKEFVISEAKVETAVLVGLITQTQDERKTNEYLDELAFLAETAGAEVVKRFTQKLPTANSVTYVGKGKLEEIRTYIRNEEEEEREVGMVIFDDELSAKQIRNIEAELKVKILDRTSLILDIFAMRAQTANAKTQVELAQYKYMLPRLQRLWTHLERQGGGSGAGGGKGSVGLRGPGETQLEMDRRIILNRMSLLKERLADIDKQKATQRKNRGRMIRVALVGYTNVGKSTIMNLLSKSEVFAENKLFATLDTTVRKVIIENLPFLLSDTVGFIRKLPTDLVDSFKSTLDEVREADLLVHVVDISHPGFEEQIEVVNKTLAEIGGGGKPMILVFNKIDAYTYIEKASDDLTPRTKENLTLEELMKTWMAKMEDNCLFISARERINMDELKNVVYQRVKELHVQKYPYNDFLYQTYEEEE, from the coding sequence ATGAAAGAATTTGTAATATCCGAAGCCAAAGTAGAGACAGCAGTACTGGTCGGACTCATCACTCAGACGCAGGATGAGCGTAAAACGAACGAGTATCTGGATGAATTGGCATTCCTTGCCGAGACGGCTGGGGCGGAAGTAGTGAAACGATTTACACAGAAGTTGCCGACGGCTAACTCGGTGACTTATGTAGGAAAAGGAAAACTGGAAGAGATAAGAACATATATCCGTAACGAAGAGGAGGAAGAACGTGAAGTGGGAATGGTTATCTTTGATGATGAGCTTTCCGCGAAACAAATCCGTAATATCGAAGCCGAATTGAAGGTGAAGATACTTGACCGTACTTCGCTGATTCTTGATATATTTGCCATGCGTGCCCAGACTGCCAATGCTAAAACACAGGTGGAATTGGCGCAATATAAATATATGTTGCCACGCTTGCAACGCCTTTGGACTCACTTGGAACGCCAGGGAGGTGGCTCCGGTGCAGGTGGAGGTAAAGGCTCGGTGGGACTTCGTGGTCCGGGTGAAACACAGCTTGAAATGGACCGTCGTATCATCCTGAACCGTATGTCGTTGCTGAAAGAACGTCTGGCAGACATTGATAAGCAGAAGGCTACCCAGCGTAAAAATCGCGGACGCATGATTCGTGTTGCTTTAGTGGGGTATACCAATGTTGGTAAATCGACCATTATGAACCTCCTGTCCAAGAGCGAGGTATTTGCGGAGAATAAGCTGTTTGCAACGCTGGATACCACTGTCCGTAAGGTAATTATCGAGAATCTACCGTTCCTTTTGTCAGATACGGTCGGATTTATCCGTAAGTTACCTACCGATTTGGTGGACTCTTTCAAATCAACATTGGATGAGGTGCGCGAAGCCGACCTGCTGGTGCACGTAGTGGATATTTCCCATCCCGGATTTGAAGAACAGATTGAAGTGGTAAATAAGACACTGGCCGAGATTGGCGGCGGTGGCAAACCCATGATACTTGTATTTAATAAAATAGATGCTTACACTTACATAGAGAAAGCATCGGACGACCTTACCCCCCGAACAAAAGAAAACTTGACACTCGAAGAGCTGATGAAGACGTGGATGGCAAAGATGGAGGATAATTGCCTCTTTATTTCCGCCCGCGAGCGAATCAATATGGACGAACTGAAAAATGTAGTTTATCAACGAGTGAAAGAATTGCACGTTCAGAAATACCCTTATAACGATTTTCTTTATCAGACCTACGAAGAGGAAGAATAA